The sequence acaaacatcccataatgctatTTGAAGGCATATATAAGCTTACAAAAAACAGCCTATGTACAATTTCTATAAAAATATGCGGTGGTAAAATTTGTTAATTAATGAATACCtactttttacagttttaaatttaCTTATTTAAGCTACTTAAATGAATTAGAAtaccaaaacacaacagaatttGCAGTTTCAAGAAAATGATGGCTCTTAATACAAACATTGcatgatttatttgatttgaacGTCATATGTTCCAGATTCAACATCAGAAAAGACACCTCTATAATTGATGGTATTGAAAACTGGCATTTTAATCTTAAAAGTATTAGTGTAGAAATAAAAATCAGCTTTTTCTATTTGAACAGATGGTCTTTAATTTAAAGGATGTTAAATTTGACCatttaatgattataataataatattttgtttaaaagcatGCTATTAATTGCTCCTTGATTCagaatattaattgtttttacacagGAACACCATAACCATGTATTTTAACTTCAAATTAAAGAAATTGTTTAAAACAGTTTCTACTAAGAATCCAAATTTAGGAAATTCTTCAACGCCTATTTTTCAAAAGAGTGCCACGATGTCTTATATTGATCATAAATCACATACTTTACATCAAAACATGAATAGCTTCATTCCAAGAGAAATAAGGGTGCATAATATCCATTTAGTAACTTGTTTCAGGTCAGATCGTGTTTATTACTCAAAAGCAAGCCAAGCCATGAGTGTGGAGAAACACATCAGCAGTATCTTCGGTTCCAGAGGTAATAAAACTAGAGATACTCCATTATTCCCTGAGCATAATTCAAACAAGCTTCCCTGATAGTTCAAGCTCCGCGACTGCAGTTTCAGTTTTTCCCAAAGGTCTGTTCCTTCTTGACAGTTTGCGATTGCGGTGGAGGCACAAGAGTGGAAGTCATCCCAATATCTGCATGTGGATAAACACAGTCTCTCTTAGTCCAAATAGTTTTGGATGGCATGAGCTCAATTTAAGGATATGTCAAATTACCAGTCATATGACGCTTAGTTTTAATCTTCAATTATGCTAGCATACAGTGTGTACTTACGAGCAGATGGTCTGAAGGTTTTCTCTGTCGTCCAGCTCTTGGGTATAGTTTATCATATTTTCTCCAAGACTGAGCAGACAGTCGGAGAAACCTTTAAATATAGTTTCGCATGTTCCTCCAGCACATGCTGTCTGAGTAAAAGAAACTGaaatacaacagaaaaaaaattagtcAGAACATTACACTCAATTTTTCATCCTAAAAAATGCTCGTAAAAAATTCATAACATCCTCGGTTTACAATGTGCAAAGTAAACTACATCCAAATTAACTAAACTGTAACTTTTACAGTAAACTTACATGCAAACAAATCATGAGTAATTCCACTTGAGTTTAAATGTCTCACCTAATTCCAGAGCGAAAAGTACCAAATTATATTTATCGGTCGAGGTCAGACCCATCCTAGCAGTCTGTGGAAGAGATCCAGAATCACTTACTTCCTCGCAGGAAACGGATGCATTTCACTGCGTtcacgccatctgcggttccgagagagacggtcacgctatctgtgctttaacttgtagtgcgcgtctactctgtgttttgcggtagattaaagacgcgtgtgtttaatgcgctgcagttttataatcttgtttcatGTTTATTCGcgtaaatgaattcaaatgaggGATAATCAGAAATCTtcacttttgttcatatttgggtatataataatcatgaatttgcatgtaggctatgctattattactttgttttgctgtaattgtgttttatttgcgagtttaaaacaaaattgaTAGTATTAAAGTCATTACCCGGCTGTCATGACTATTCACATTCCTTTTCATATTCACAACTTACTATTTAGGTGTTTACTGTGTAATTATGactgttttattggtttatttgtgtgtttttttttttttttgtaaacattttcccctttttcatgtggaatgttgctaaattaatgaaaaattttttttgtacgaatgtttattttccctacttcaataacatttaaataataacataccaAAATCATGTGAAATACTGACTTTTTACcgaagagtcatattagaaaaatcatttttttaaaaatcaaattgttttctgccaactccaccagattattattctacatgtccTGATTTACTACTGTGCGAGCACCTGACAGACCAAACGTTTATTCGTGGCACGTTTATTGGAAACACAAgtaattattaatttgtaaaaaaaacatgttttatattgatTATAAACTGCTAAATTTCTcgttcatattattattagtattagtagtattattagtattattgtagGTTTATTTAAAGTGTAGAATAATTCGGAGCTTCTGAAAGGACTTTACCCAATGAATTACGAAGGCACGTTctgaacagtttattttattcagtgCTCTTATCATAATATGAGCAAGCATTAACCAGAATCAGAAGCTGAAAGTGATTTTAATTCCAAACCGAGAAAAAAACGCGCTTTAAGCGCCCTCGGGCGATTGGTTATTGAAATCACATCCTCATTAACAACGTCaggacagttcacacacacacacacacacacacacacacacacacacacacacacacacacgcacacacacacacacacacacacacacacacacacacacacacacacacacaaaaaaacatttcctcaccatttactcatacaGGCCgcagccagcctggtgaaaggggtggttcttattactcaaaaagactttttttttgcagttattcgccattttttctattaaattatgaggtttaaatactccaTTTAGTGACATTTCAAGCACTATATAGCTGAGAAAACTGCTTAAACCAACCTAAGCTAGAACCAACCTGAGCAAACcagctggaaatggccaaaacccctctaaaaccagctgttcgactagctaaaaccagcctaggcttttTATTTTAGTAGGGTTGTCTGATGGTCATCATATCCAcaatttttgatgtaccaaaatatttcccaaatgtttagaTTATAGAATcatagaaaaatagaataaaaactgtcacctattgtcatttattagggaatAACAAACTCTCCAGCACTTCCTCAATCAGAATTTAGCCCTTTGTataattaacaattaaaacatagaaacaataatgataataatagtactgataataataataatgttaagctTTACAATTTTATAGCGTCTCGtagaaaaatacatttgaaaattcataaaTAACAGCAGCCTAATATGTATTAAACTTCACTTTAATATACAGCTTTTGGTGCTTTGTACCTTTTCATTGGTcatctttcaagaataaggtccaagatttagagtaaaagttacttgtaaaatgttttctatatttaacaacaatacagtaggtcagtagtgaaagatgacttcacatACGTCAGATTCTGCatggtcttaaagcctttgatGGGTGATTATCACAATTTATGacggcatagcagtcaaaataggacaaatgagctcatggcaaattctggaccttaaacttttattaaattctttcttttgttgaacacaaaacatccATAGTATATggataaatactaaaaaacaaATTTGGAATTCAGTGGCTGTTTTCCCCATTCTTCAGTAGGCCTATCATCCAATTTATTCAAcataacagaacaaagaaacaagtggaggatgagtaaatgatgacagaattaaaatttttgggtgaaatatccctatattatttactatttgaaaaccttttttaaagaaagtattatttaatattcattagttttccttcagcttagtccctaatttatgaggggtcaccacaacagaatgaaccgttaaatattccatcatatgttttacacagtggatgcccttccagccataacccagtactaGTAGCTTGTTCAAAGTGATCCAGTTTGAGTCTGACCTGGATTAACTCACTGCTATTCTGCCTTAACAATGTTATAAACTGCTATACAGATATTTAAACTAATGAAAGAATATTAAAATTCTGCCAAATGGATTGGAATAAATTATGACTAACTTTTGTAAGTTGGAACAGGGTTTCAAACAATGGTCCTTAAAGAAATATCCAAAACAATAagacaaataaatgtatatacacaaaatgAAAGCTATCCAAAATttcataaaaatgaataaataaatctgaccattcattcattttcttttcggcttagtccttttattgatctggggttgccacagcggaatgaaccgctaacttatccagcatatgctttacacagcggatgcccttccagctgcaaaccgtCTCTGggacacatgcatacacactcatacactacggacaatttagcctgcccaattcacctgtaccacatttatttagactgtgggggaaaccggagcacccggaggaaacccacacgaacgcgggga is a genomic window of Danio aesculapii chromosome 2, fDanAes4.1, whole genome shotgun sequence containing:
- the nrn1b gene encoding neuritin 1b; this encodes MGLTSTDKYNLVLFALELVSFTQTACAGGTCETIFKGFSDCLLSLGENMINYTQELDDRENLQTICSYWDDFHSCASTAIANCQEGTDLWEKLKLQSRSLNYQGSLFELCSGNNGVSLVLLPLEPKILLMCFSTLMAWLAFE